A part of Eschrichtius robustus isolate mEscRob2 chromosome 20, mEscRob2.pri, whole genome shotgun sequence genomic DNA contains:
- the MKS1 gene encoding tectonic-like complex member MKS1, which translates to MAETVWRTDTGEAVYRSWDPVRNLRLRVHLQRITSSNYLHYQPAAQPGKDLIDLATFRPHPSASGHRPEVDEEEEVVIGWQEKLFSQFEVDLYQNEAACQSPLDHQYRQEILKLEHLDGRKNRRIFTYTDSDRYTNLEEHCQKMTTAASEMPSFLVERMANVRRRRQDRRGMEGGILKSRIVTWEPSEEFIRNNHVINTALQTMYIMADLGPYGKLGYKKYEHVLCTLKVDSNGVITVKPDFTGSRGPYRIETDGEKQELWKYTIDNVSSLAQPEEEEREQRVFKDLYGRHKEYLNSLVGTDFETTVPGALRLFVNGEVVSAQGYEFDNLYVHFFVELPTTSWSSPAFQQLSGITQTCATKSLGMDNVAYFSYPFTFEASFLHEDESAGALPAWPVLYCEVLSLDFWQRCRVEGYGAVVLPATPGSHTLTVSTWRPLELGPVAELRRVFIGGSLELEDLSYVRVPATFKGERLSRFGLCTETTGSVTFRLHCLQQSRAFLESSSLRKRLRSVLDRLEGFSQQSSIHGVLEAFRRARRRMQEARESLPQDLGSPSGATVS; encoded by the exons ATGGCGGAGACCGTCTGGCGCACTGACACCGGAGAGGCCGTGTATCGCTCTTGGGACCCCGTGCGCAACCTCCGCCTCCG AGTCCACCTGCAAAGGATCACATCAAGCAACTACCTCCATTACCAGCCTGCTGCCCAGCCCGGGAAGGACCTCATAGACTTGGCCACTTTCAGGCCTCACCCATCCGCCA GTGGACACCGCCCGGAGGtagatgaagaggaggaggtcGTGATTGGATGGCAAGAGAAGCTCTTCAGCCAG TTTGAAGTAGATCTGTACCAAAATGAAGCAGCCTGTCAGAGCCCTTTGGATCATCAGTACCGCCAAGAGATTCTGAAGCTGGAGCATTTGGATGGCAGGAAGAACCGACGAATCTTTACCTACACTGACTCTGATAGATACACCAATTTGGAGGAG cactgtcAGAAAATGACCACCGCAGCCAGCGAAATGCCGTCATTCTTGGTCGAGCGAATGGCAAATGTCAGGCGGCGACGGCAGGACAGGCGAGGGAT GGAGGGTGGCATCCTTAAGTCACGCATCGTCACCTGGGAACCCTCAGAAGAGTTCATCAGGAACAACCATGTCATCAACACCGCTCTTCAGACAATGTACATCATGGCGGACCTGGGGCCCTATGGAAA GCTTGGCTATAAGAAGTATGAACATGTCCTCTGTACTCTGAAGGTGGACAGTAATGGTGTGATCACAGTAAAACCTGACTTCACTGGCTCCAGAGGACCCTACAg AATCGAGACGGACGGGGAGAAGCAGGAGCTGTGGAAGTATACGATTGACAACGTGTCCTCCCTTGCACAGCCTGAGGAGGAGGAGCGGGAACAGCGTGTGTTCAAGGAC CTCTATGGCCGGCACAAGGAGTATCTCAACAGCCTCGTGGGCACTGACTTTGAGACG ACGGTACCAGGTGCCCTCCGGCTCTTTGTAAATGGAGAGGTAG TTTCAGCCCAAGGCTATGAGTTTGACAATCTTTACGTCCACTTCTTCGTGGAATTGCCGACTACTA GCTGGTCAAGCCCAGCATTCCAGCAGCTCTCAGGAATAACACAGACCTGTGCCACCAAGTCCCTGGGAATG GATAACGTGGCTTACTTCTCCTACCCGTTCACGTTTGAGGCCTCCTTCCTCCACGAGGATGAATCTGCCG GTGCTCTCCCGGCATGGCCTGTGCTCTACTGCGAGGTCCTCTCGCTGGACTTCTGGCAGAGGTGCCGCGTGGAAGGCTACGGGGCTGTGGTGCTGCCTGCCACCCCAG GCTCACACACCCTGACGGTCTCTACGTGGAGGCCCCTGGAGCTGGGCCCGGTGGCTGAGCTGAGGAGGGTTTTCATCGGCGGCTCTCTGGAGCTGGAGGACCTCTCCTACGTGCGGGTACCAGCAACCTTCAAG GGGGAGCGTCTGAGCCGCTTTGGACTCTGCACGGAGACCACAGGCAGTGTCACCTTCCGCCTGCATTGTCTGCAGCAGTCCCG GGCCTTCCTGGAGTCCAGTTCTCTCCGGAAGAGGCTGAGGAGCGTGTTGGACCGTCTGGAGGGATTCAGCCAGCAAAGTTCCATTCACGGTGTGCTAG AAGCCTTCCGTCGAGCCCGGCGCCGCATGCAGGAGGCCCGAGAAAGCCTTCCCCAGGACCTCGGGAGCCCCTCGGGGGCCACGGTCTCCTAG